In Bacteroidota bacterium, the genomic stretch CTCGTCGCCGATGCCCGCGCCCTATATGACGCCGCCGTGAGCGGGGTGCAAGCGCCCGCCGTTGTGGCCCGGTTCGACGCACAGGCCGTGCTCGGGCGGCCGCTCGACAGCTTCGGGACCGTCACCGTCATCGGTGCCGGGAAGGCGTCCATGGCGATGGCCGGCGCCCTCGAAGTGCAGCACCCGACCGTGCCCTTCGCTGGCAGTGTGGTGGTGCCGCACGGCTACCCCGAGACGTTTCCAGCCGCGCTCCCCGTACCACAGCAGATCCGCGTCCGCACCGCAGGCCACCCCGTCCCTGACGAAGCAAGCGCCGCAGCCGCACGCGATGCCCTTGCGGATATGGCTGCAACGGGCCGCGACCAGGTCGTCCTCGTGTTGCTCTCGGGCGGCGGCTCCGCGCTCTGGACCTGTCCTCCCGAAGGCGTCGCACTCTGCGACTTGCAGGTGCTCAACCGAAGCCTCCTCGCCAGCGGCCTGCCCATCCACATCATGAACGCCGTGCGCAAGCACGTCTCGCGCATCAGCGGAGGACGTCTAGCCGCAGCCGCCCACCCGACCCCTATCGTTGCGCTCGTCCTGTCCGACGTCATCGGCAACGATCTCGCGAGCATCGCCAGCGGCCCTACCGTGGGCGATGGGACGACACGCGCCGAGGTGCGCGCCCACCTGCACCAGGCCCACCTCTGGAACCGACTCCCTGCGTCCGTCGCGGCGCACCTCGACTCGGACCTGGGCGTGCCGCTGGCGCCGTTCGACGAGCGCCTCGACGAAGCGCACACCGTGCTCCTCGGCTCCAACCGCGACGCGCTCGACGCTGCGGCGACGGAAGCACGCGCCCGCGGCTACGCCGTCGTCGAGGTCACCGACAGCATGGCGGGCGAAGCTCGGGAGGTCGGCGCAGCGCATGCGCGGGCGGCACTCGGTCACACAGGCCCGACCGCGCTGCTCTGGAGCGGCGAGCCGACCGTCACGCTCACTGGGAGTGGTCGGGGCGGTCGGAACCAAGAAACCGCCCTAGCTGCCGCCTTGGCGCTCGACAAGGGCCGAGGTGACCTCGTTGTGCTATGCGGGGGCACGGACGGCATCGACGGGCCGACGGACGCCGCTGGAGCCTGGGCCACGCCGCACACAGTCTCGGCTGCCCAGCGCCACGGCCTCGACGCCCGAGCGCACCTCGCAGACAACGACGCGTATTCCTTTTTTGACCGGCTCGCTGGGCTCGACGACACCGCTGGCGGACTACTTCGCCCTAGCCCTACGCACACGAACGTGATGGACCTGCACGTGGCGCTCGTCGCGTAGCGAGGCCACGGCGTTTCGCGCGTCAAGTCCAGGCGAAACTGCGAGGCTCCGCCTTCGTCTCGGTCCAGTCTCGGCGCGCTCTTTGCGTATCCTGCCACGCTGCACGTCCGCAGCCCGCGACTGTCCTCCGCCACCCAGTCTTCTTGGTATGCGCCCCCTCTTCCGCTTTGCCGCGGGTTGCCTCGTTGCCCTCCTCGCGCTCGCGCCCGGGGCCTCGGCCCAGACCGAAGGCCTGCTCCAGATCAACGACGACGTGCACGAGTTTCTGCTTCGGCAGCACACACGCGGGCTGCTGCCGGGAGCGTTCGTGACCAACCAGCCGCTCTCGGCCTACCAGGCCCAGGAGTACCTCACGCGCCTCGCCGACTCAGAAGAAGCGCGGGCCGCCATGACAACCACGGACCGGCGCCTGCTGGCCGAGTATCGCGGCGAGACCCCGGGCGCGAGCGTCGGCTTCGTACGTGACTATGCGCCAGCGCTCTACCGCGACGGCCGCTCGTTTATCTCCGCGACGGGCGAAGACTACGCGTTCCAGGCCGAGCCACTCGCCTACCTCTCCCTCGGCAGCGCCCGGCAGACCGGCGCCGCGAGCGCGTTCGGCGACCAGGTCACGACGCTCCGCAACACACGCGGCTTCCGCGTCGCGGGGCACGTGGACCTGTCGGAGACCACCAAGATCTTCGTCGAGTCCCGGGTGATGGACAACCAGTACACGCTCCCGCTGGGGGCTGTCGCGGACGAGAGCCCCGACTACCGCCCCTTCGGCGAGCGGATCGGCGAGCGCGACTTCGACAACGGCGACACGTACGACTATTGGCTTGTCTCCGGCGTCGTAGGCTTCGACTCGAAGCACTTCGAGGCGCGCTTCGGGCGCGACCAGAACCGCTGGGGCCCCGGCTACGGGAGCCTGCTCCTCTCCAACTATGCCCCGACCTACGACTTCCTCCAGTTCCGCACCCGCTTCTGGCGCATCGAGTACGTGAACCTCTTCGCTGCATTCGTGGACGTGACGCGGGAGCGCGACGCCTTCAGCAAGCAGCGGCGCGCCAAGTATGGCTCGCTCCACCGGCTCGCCATCGACCTGCCCTATGGGTTGCAGTTTGCCGTGAGCGAAGCCGCCACGCTGGCCCCGACGGACGAGGACCGAGGCCCCGAGTTCTACCTCGCCTACCTCAACCCCGTCATCTTCTACCGCGCCCTCGACTTCGAGATGGGCAGCCCGGCCAACATGCTGCTCGCGTTCGACGGCTCCTGGACGCTGCCGTCGGCCTGGCTCGGCAACCGCGGCGCGACGCTCTACTACCAGTTCATGTTCGACGAATTCCGCGCCTCGGAGTTTTTCTCGAGCCGAGGCTGGCGCAACAACAAGTGGGGCGTGACGGTTGGAGCGCGCCTCGTCGATCTGCCCCTCCCCAACCTCGATCTGACGGTCGAGTATGCACGCATCCGCCCGTTCACCTACACAAGTGCGAACCCGGCGCGGGCCTACGTGCACCGCACGGGGCTGATCGGTCATCCCATCGGGCCCAATGCGCAGGACGTGTCCTTCCTCGCTACCTACCGCCCCGCTACCCGCCTGACACTAGGCTTAGGCGGAGCGGTCACAAGCACGGGGCGCAACGAGGGCGGCGTTCCCACCGCCGACGGTTTCTTCAACTTCGGCAGCGACCCGCTCGTCTCCTACAACGAATGCTTCCGGCGCGAAGACCTTTGCTTTGGCAATGGCAACGAGTTTGGCAACGAGGTGGGCCAAGGCATCGGCCAAACGCGGGTGCTGATGGAAGGGCGTGTGGGCTACGAGCTGCTGCCGAAGCTGACGTTCGAGGTGGCTGGGCGCCTCTCGAACCAGACCGACGACGGCGACGCGAGCCGAGACTTTGGGTTCGCAGACCTCTTTGCGACGCTCCGCTGGGGCCTCCCCTTCCAGAGCTTCCGCTTCTAGCGGCCTGGCTGTCCACGCACTGTCTTCCAGCTACGCGCGGCGCGGCGCTTCCTCGGCGATCACAAGAACCGGCTCGGCGGACCGATGGCCGTCGCCGCTGTGGCTCGGCAGACGCGCCGCTGGCACTTCCACCGGAGCCTCCACGCGCTGCGGGTGCCCGAGGAGTTCGAGATACTGCCCGACGATGCGACCCCAGGTGTAGCGCGCCTCGATGCGCGCCACAGCCTGCTCGGAGAGCGCCCGCTGTAGGGCCGTGCTCTCTTCGATGCGTTGGAGCAGCGCGGGTAGCTCGGCAGCCTCCCGGAAGTAGAGCACGGCGTCGCCGCCTACCTCGCGGTTGAACGGGTTGTCGTGCGCGACGACGACGTTGCCACACCCCAAGGCTTCGAGCAGCGACGGGTTGGTACCGCCGACCGAGTGGCCGTGGAGGTAGGAGACACTGTGGTAGCGCAAGGCCTGGAGGCGGTCACGCTCGTAGACGGTCCCGATGAGGCGGACGCGGGGGTCGCGCGCGGCGGCGGCCCGGATCCGCTGGACGTACTCGGTCGGCTGGGTGTGGTCGCCGAGCACGATGAGGGGCAGCGGACTCTCGGAGGCGCTGTAGCCCTCGATGATCTCAGTGACGTGGTTCTCCGGCTCGAAGCGGCACACCACGCTGTGGTAGCCCTTCGGCGTCAGGCCCCACTCGGCGAGGAGAGCCGGATCGGGGCGGTGGTGCAGCGCTGGCGCCCCGTAGGCAATCACGTCGCAGGGCGGCATGCTGCGGTGGCGGTCGGCCAGGTTGGTTTTCACCGCCGCGGCGTCCGCGATCAGCCGCGAGGGCGTCCGCATGGCGAAGCCTTCCATTGCGCGAAGGTAGGCCTTACCGATCCAGTTGTACTTCTCGCGTGCCCACTCGATGCCGTCCATGTTGATCCACACCTCGCGCTTGTAGAGGCGCGGCAGCCAGCAGAAGGCGCTCGCGCCATAGCCGAGCATGTAGACCACGTCGAAGCGCTTGCGGGCTCGCCAGAGGCACCGGACGTCGTAGAGCACCGTGGTGAGACTTCCCAGGCGGGGGGTCTCCACGAATTCGAGGCGGACGCCTTTGTAGTTCTCAGGCGCGCGCGGGCCGTCGCTCTCGCAGAACACCGTCACGTCGATGCCTTGAGCGACCAAGCGCGTCGACAACTCGTCTGCAAAGGTTTCGAAACCACCGTAATGAGCTGGGATTCCGCGTGTACCTAAAATCGCAAGCGAGCGGACGGGAGTAGCACGTGGGGTCACAGCGGTGGAGCGGCGGGTGGGGTGGGTACGCACCGACGGAGGGCGAGAGAGGGAGGGGAGCACCGGAGAGGAGCGCCCGGGGTACGTTTCTGGCGCACGCTGGTAGGAAGCCAAGAATACATACCACGCAAGTAGGTAACAAGTGCGCGCTCACCCCTCCGCAGAAAATGAGCCAAACCGCTCGGCTCCCACCCAGAGGCGCCCGTACCTTTCCTGGTTTCTGCCCCCCTGCCCTTCTTGCCCATGTCCCACGCTCTTCTGCGGGACGCCCTCCTCGTCACCGGCTCGCTCAACGCCAAGGAAGACGACCGCACTCTAGATCGGTCCCAGATTCACCCAGTTCAGTTGGTGACGTCGGCGGGTGCACAGCCCCTCTCCTACTTTGACGCGATCGGCGACCTCGGCGTCTCCGCCCTCGCGCTGCGACCCGGCTCGTTGCGGCTCTTCTACACCGAGGGGACAGACCTCTTCGAACTCGATCTGGCGACCGGAACCCGCACCCCGCACCCCATCCCGCGCCTGCGCGACGTGCACGAGATCGAGTTCATCGGCGACACGCTCTGGTTGTCGAACACGGGCTACGACGAGGCCGTCGGCTACCACCCCGATACCGGTAGCACGCAGCGGGAGCAACTCCGCCGCACCGAGCCCCACGCAGACCCCGTCATCGAAGAACTGGCGGCCGGCCAGTCCGACGTGTCGACGATCGACCGCTTCCACTGCAACCAGGTCTTCGAGGGCTACGACAGCCACCGATACGCCCTCGTGCATCATGTGTCGGGCCTCCAGCTCGTCCGGCGCATCGCCCAGAAGCTCATCAAGTCGCAGGGCAACGGCGGCGTGATTAACCTCGACACCGGCGAGCCCCATAGCCTCCGCTTGAAGGCGCCGCACAGCGTTCGCCGCGTTGCGGGCGCCTATTGGGTCTTCAGCAGCGGGCACGCCAAGATCCACATCTACGACAACACCTGGACCCTGCAGCACCAGCTCGACGGGCGCGGGTGGGGGCGCGGGGCGTCGCTGTCGCTGGACACCACGCTGTTCTACGCAGGCGTCTCGGCGCCGCGCAAGCGCTACAAAGACCTCCTGGGGTGGGGCCAGGCCAGCGCCAACCTCGTGGAGGTGTTCGACGTGTCCACGCGCCGCTCGATCGGCGAGGTGCACCTCGACCACATCGAGCAGGTGAACAACGTCTACACGCTGACCCCGCAGCAAGCCGAGGCCGTGCGCCAGTTGACCTAGCCGGTGCCGCACGGCACTTGCCGTCTTCGCTAGGTCAGACGACGGCGCAGTGTCTCCCGCAGGTTTCGGATGCGGTGGAGGTTGGCCATAAGCGCCACGCCGAGTTGCACGGGCGCGAGCGCATAGGCCCCGGTGACCTTTAGCCAACTCGGCTGCACGGGATCCTCCTCGTAGCGGTATGCCTCGATGAAGTCGGCGTTGGTCGCTTGGGCGATGTAGCGCTCCGTGCTCGACAGGCCGCCCCGCTTCCACCGGAGGGCACGCGACGCATTGATGCCGAGGTCAGCGGTGTCGTCGCGGGCGTCGGAGGAGCCGACCTGCGGCACAGCCAGCATCGCCAGCTCGTAGTCGAGGCCGAGGAAGTCGCAGAGGTGCGCCACGGTCTCGTCGGGCGCATGCACGAGGTCCTCATAGCGCACCGTGCAAACCCGAGGGTGGTCCTCAAAGGCGCGCGCCGCGGCCACCGAAGCCCGCCACAGCTTGCTAACCGTGTATGGGTGGTAGTTGATGCGGGCGCGCACCGTCTCGGAGAGTGGCGTGTCCGGGTGCCCGAGGTACCGCCGGCGCCATTTCCCTTTCTGCGAGAGCAGCACGTCTCTCGGGTCGCGGACCATGTTGACGACCTGCGCCTCCGGGAAGTGATCCAGAATCTCTCGGAGGTAGAGCACGTTGCGCGGCGTCTGCTCGCAGGGCCGCTGAGCTCCGCGCCGAGCAGTCTCGTAGGCCAGGACGACGTGGTATACGCGCAGCGCATCCGGCAGCACTGAGTCGACGGACGTGGGCTGCGCGAGGAGATCGCGTGCTTCGCGGTCGTAGGCGCTCGCTGAGCCATGCGTCAGGTAGCCCTCGCGCTGCACACACAGCAGCCGCGCGGCGAGGCTGACCTGCTCGTCCTCGGCCAGCGGCCCGGCGTCTCCGGGTGTCCACAGCTGCTCGAAAAAGTGCAGTTCCTGAAAGGTGAAGACGCGGGCATTGCGCCCGAGCACGTCCCCCATCATGGTGGTCCCGCTGCGA encodes the following:
- a CDS encoding DUF4147 domain-containing protein, producing MDLVADARALYDAAVSGVQAPAVVARFDAQAVLGRPLDSFGTVTVIGAGKASMAMAGALEVQHPTVPFAGSVVVPHGYPETFPAALPVPQQIRVRTAGHPVPDEASAAAARDALADMAATGRDQVVLVLLSGGGSALWTCPPEGVALCDLQVLNRSLLASGLPIHIMNAVRKHVSRISGGRLAAAAHPTPIVALVLSDVIGNDLASIASGPTVGDGTTRAEVRAHLHQAHLWNRLPASVAAHLDSDLGVPLAPFDERLDEAHTVLLGSNRDALDAAATEARARGYAVVEVTDSMAGEAREVGAAHARAALGHTGPTALLWSGEPTVTLTGSGRGGRNQETALAAALALDKGRGDLVVLCGGTDGIDGPTDAAGAWATPHTVSAAQRHGLDARAHLADNDAYSFFDRLAGLDDTAGGLLRPSPTHTNVMDLHVALVA
- a CDS encoding capsule assembly Wzi family protein — encoded protein: MRPLFRFAAGCLVALLALAPGASAQTEGLLQINDDVHEFLLRQHTRGLLPGAFVTNQPLSAYQAQEYLTRLADSEEARAAMTTTDRRLLAEYRGETPGASVGFVRDYAPALYRDGRSFISATGEDYAFQAEPLAYLSLGSARQTGAASAFGDQVTTLRNTRGFRVAGHVDLSETTKIFVESRVMDNQYTLPLGAVADESPDYRPFGERIGERDFDNGDTYDYWLVSGVVGFDSKHFEARFGRDQNRWGPGYGSLLLSNYAPTYDFLQFRTRFWRIEYVNLFAAFVDVTRERDAFSKQRRAKYGSLHRLAIDLPYGLQFAVSEAATLAPTDEDRGPEFYLAYLNPVIFYRALDFEMGSPANMLLAFDGSWTLPSAWLGNRGATLYYQFMFDEFRASEFFSSRGWRNNKWGVTVGARLVDLPLPNLDLTVEYARIRPFTYTSANPARAYVHRTGLIGHPIGPNAQDVSFLATYRPATRLTLGLGGAVTSTGRNEGGVPTADGFFNFGSDPLVSYNECFRREDLCFGNGNEFGNEVGQGIGQTRVLMEGRVGYELLPKLTFEVAGRLSNQTDDGDASRDFGFADLFATLRWGLPFQSFRF
- a CDS encoding DUF1972 domain-containing protein; translation: MTPRATPVRSLAILGTRGIPAHYGGFETFADELSTRLVAQGIDVTVFCESDGPRAPENYKGVRLEFVETPRLGSLTTVLYDVRCLWRARKRFDVVYMLGYGASAFCWLPRLYKREVWINMDGIEWAREKYNWIGKAYLRAMEGFAMRTPSRLIADAAAVKTNLADRHRSMPPCDVIAYGAPALHHRPDPALLAEWGLTPKGYHSVVCRFEPENHVTEIIEGYSASESPLPLIVLGDHTQPTEYVQRIRAAAARDPRVRLIGTVYERDRLQALRYHSVSYLHGHSVGGTNPSLLEALGCGNVVVAHDNPFNREVGGDAVLYFREAAELPALLQRIEESTALQRALSEQAVARIEARYTWGRIVGQYLELLGHPQRVEAPVEVPAARLPSHSGDGHRSAEPVLVIAEEAPRRA
- a CDS encoding sulfotransferase; the protein is MIFIVGSSRSGTTMMGDVLGRNARVFTFQELHFFEQLWTPGDAGPLAEDEQVSLAARLLCVQREGYLTHGSASAYDREARDLLAQPTSVDSVLPDALRVYHVVLAYETARRGAQRPCEQTPRNVLYLREILDHFPEAQVVNMVRDPRDVLLSQKGKWRRRYLGHPDTPLSETVRARINYHPYTVSKLWRASVAAARAFEDHPRVCTVRYEDLVHAPDETVAHLCDFLGLDYELAMLAVPQVGSSDARDDTADLGINASRALRWKRGGLSSTERYIAQATNADFIEAYRYEEDPVQPSWLKVTGAYALAPVQLGVALMANLHRIRNLRETLRRRLT